A window from Gasterosteus aculeatus chromosome 14, fGasAcu3.hap1.1, whole genome shotgun sequence encodes these proteins:
- the lman2la gene encoding lectin, mannose-binding 2-like a, with translation MAARSCSDHWEPRSPFRRKIMSFKPHWTLAFLLFASSRCFADGDHEMEEFLKREYSLSKPYQGVGSLGSSHWELMGDAMVTTDQLRLTPDKQSRQGSVWSRLPCHLTDWEMQVHFKIHGQGKKNLNGDGLAIWYTKERGQKGPVFGNKDNFTGLGVFVDTYPNEEKHLEAQKKRYSPRTQRIFPFVLAMVGNGSVSYDHERDGRPTELGGCNAMVRNLKHDTFLFIRYVRRRLTVMIDIDGQHEWRDCLDIPGVRLPKGYYFGATAVTGDLSDNHDIISLKLYQLTVLRSPKEEEEEEEDEEEITVPSVDNFELLRLGQTEEGMSGIAIFFTVFLSMLGCIFLVVIGVVVYGHWSESRRKRFY, from the exons ATGGCTGCCCGCAGCTGTAGCGATCACTGGGAGCCGAGATCACCGTTCCGACGGAAAATAATGTCTTTTAAACCACACTGGACTTTggctttccttctctttgcctCGAGTCGGTGTTTTGCCGACGGCGATCACGAAATGGAGGAGTTTCTGAAGCGGGAGTATTCCCTCTCGAAGCCGTACCAAG GTGTGGGATCCTTGGGCTCCTCGCACTGGGAGCTGATGGGGGATGCCATGGTAACCACCGACCAGCTGCGACTCACACCTGACAAGCAGAGCCGGCAGGGGTCAGTGTGGAGCCGCCTC CCGTGCCATCTGACGGACTGGGAGATGCAGGTGCACTTTAAGATTCACGGCCAAGGAAAGAAGAACCTGAATGGGGATGGGCTGGCCATTTGGTACACTAAGGAACGTGGGCAGAAAG GTCCTGTATTTGGAAATAAGGACAACTTCACCGGCTtgggtgtgtttgtggacaCGTATCCCAATGAGGAGAAACACCTGGAG GCGCAGAAGAAAAGATACTCTCCTCGCACACAG AGGATCTTCCCCTTCGTACTGGCCATGGTCGGGAACGGCAGCGTCAGCTACGACCACGAGAGGGACGGTCGGCCCACGGAGCTGGGCGGCTGCAACGCCATGGTGCGCAACCTCAAGCACGacaccttcctcttcatccGATACGTCCGCCGCAGGCTCACG GTGATGATAGACATCGACGGACAACACGAGTGGAGGGACTGCCTCGACATACCCGGGGTGCGGCTTCCCAAAGGATATTACTTCGGAGCCACGGCCGTCACGGGGGACCTCTCAG ATAACCACGACATCATTTCCCTGAAACTCTACCAACTGACGGTGTTGCGGAGTccaaaggaagaggaggaggaggaggaggatgaagaggagataACTGTACCCAGCGTGGATAACTTTGAGCTACTCCGAc TGGGTCAGACTGAGGAAGGGATGAGCGGAATAGCGATTTTCTTCACCGTGTTCTTGTCCATGCTGGGCTGCATCTTCCTGGTGGTCATCGGCGTGGTGGTCTACGGCCACTGGAGCGAGAGCCGACGCAAGCGCTTCTACTGA
- the mtfp1 gene encoding mitochondrial fission process protein 1: MEPTEEKTSKTVDIYRDTWVRFLGYANEVGEAFRAQVPVSFVRGTYAVATVYVTADAVDKGKKAAAAHGDKPGRATRVAAAVVDTFVWQALASVIVPGFTINRVCAASLHLLARTTKWPLPVRKWTTTAIGLSTIPFIITPIDRSVDFLLDSSLRKLYHEDEKEE, translated from the exons ATGGAGCCCACCGAAGAAAAGACGAGCAAAACGGTCGACATATATCGCGACACATGGGTCCGCTTCCTAG GCTACGCCAACGAGGTGGGGGAGGCCTTCCGTGCTCAGGTGCCAGTGAGTTTCGTTCGGGGAACCTACGCTGTGGCCACCGTGTACGTTACCGCCGATGCTGTGGACAAAGGGAAGAAAGCAGCCGCC GCCCACGGCGACAAACCCGGGAGGGCGACGcgggtggcggcggcggtggtggaCACGTTCGTGTGGCAGGCCCTCGCCTCGGTCATCGTACCGGGCTTCACCATCAACCGGGTGTGTGCCGCGTCGCTGCACCTGCTGGCCAGAACCACAAAGTGGCCCCTGCCCGTCCGCAAGTGGACCACGACCGCCATAGGCCTCTCTACCATCCCCTTCATCATCACTCCTATAGACAG GTCGGTGGATTTCCTGCTCGACTCGAGCCTTCGGAAGCTCTACCACGAGGACGAGAAGGAAGAATGA
- the LOC144388205 gene encoding uncharacterized protein LOC144388205 — translation MSLLNLVFAALLVSSTARGGVHRNLQGQWVITKDDPQYEDTDFLPDDDSTWPDSTWPDSTWPASTPGDVAPVTPEDYNSLTTLEPHSMTGQEGGLAVWQIVLVVSVLLVSVVGSLSVVYYMCIWRGGRIHYQPQKVDYT, via the exons ATGTCTCTTCTCAATCTGGTGTTCGCGGCTCTCTTGGTGTCGTCGACGGCTCGGGGGG GCGTTCACCGAAACCTGCAGGGCCAGTGGGTGATCACCAAGGACGACCCGCAGTACGAAGACACAGACTTCCTACCCGATGACGACAGCACGTGGCCGGACAGCACGTGGCCCGACAGCACGTGGCCCGCGAGCACGCCGGGGGACGTCGCGCCTGTGACGCCGGAGGACTACAACTCGCTGACGACTCTAGAACCGCATAGCATGACGGGACAAG AGGGAGGCCTGGCGGTGTGGCAAATCGTGCTGGTGGTGTCCGTCCTGCTGGTGTCCGTGGTGGGGTCTCTGAGCGTGGTCTACTACATGTGCATCTGGAGAGGAGGCCGGATTCACTATCAGCCGCAGAAGGTGGATTATACTTAA